The following coding sequences lie in one Arthrobacter sp. PGP41 genomic window:
- a CDS encoding glycosyltransferase, whose translation MVIPVHNEEEHLDGALSGVEAAVSRLRLAQPRIGVRVLVVLDSCTDGSAAIASAFTARNSCFSVLPVAFRSVGRSRRAGSWQVLGALSDGRSEAAAGLWLANTDADSVVPDNWLVGHLELAAAGADAVLGSVEVDPAGVAPDLLSRWESMHPFSEDHPHVFGANFGIRGSAYLQAGGFPRHLAHEDRVLAARLREKGFDVRATDTVRVLTSGRTQARAPQGFGAYLRTLGMDIALAPEN comes from the coding sequence GTGGTGATCCCGGTTCACAATGAGGAGGAGCACCTGGACGGCGCCCTCAGCGGCGTGGAGGCCGCCGTATCGAGGCTGCGGCTGGCCCAGCCTCGAATTGGCGTGCGGGTCCTTGTGGTCCTTGACTCCTGCACTGATGGTTCTGCGGCCATAGCATCCGCTTTCACTGCGCGGAACAGCTGTTTTTCTGTCCTGCCGGTCGCCTTCCGCAGCGTTGGGCGGAGCAGGCGTGCCGGGAGCTGGCAGGTGCTCGGCGCCCTAAGCGATGGCAGGTCTGAGGCCGCCGCCGGGCTATGGCTGGCCAATACTGATGCCGATTCGGTTGTTCCGGACAACTGGCTCGTGGGCCACCTGGAGTTAGCTGCGGCAGGGGCCGATGCGGTCCTCGGGTCCGTGGAAGTGGATCCTGCGGGCGTCGCACCGGACTTGCTTAGCCGCTGGGAGTCGATGCACCCGTTCTCGGAAGACCATCCGCATGTGTTCGGAGCAAATTTCGGCATCCGCGGCTCGGCCTACCTTCAGGCCGGCGGGTTCCCTCGGCACCTCGCGCATGAGGACCGTGTGCTGGCGGCGCGGTTGCGGGAGAAAGGGTTTGACGTAAGGGCCACTGACACCGTCCGGGTGCTGACCTCGGGCCGGACGCAGGCGCGGGCCCCGCAGGGGTTCGGTGCCTATCTGCGCACGCTTGGCATGGACATCGCGCTGGCACCGGAGAATTAG
- a CDS encoding CsbD family protein, which yields MGLDDKIDNAAEKMGGKAKEAAGKATDDESLRTEGQMDQAKADLKQAGEKVKDAFRKD from the coding sequence ATGGGTTTGGACGACAAGATTGACAATGCCGCCGAGAAGATGGGCGGCAAAGCCAAGGAAGCAGCCGGCAAGGCAACTGATGACGAAAGCCTCCGGACCGAAGGCCAGATGGACCAGGCGAAAGCCGACCTGAAGCAGGCCGGCGAAAAGGTCAAGGACGCATTCCGAAAGGACTAG